The following are encoded together in the Bos taurus isolate L1 Dominette 01449 registration number 42190680 breed Hereford chromosome 17, ARS-UCD2.0, whole genome shotgun sequence genome:
- the RITA1 gene encoding RBPJ-interacting and tubulin-associated protein 1 isoform X1, protein MLREPWMQGLASRAPLLSLRTTESMKTPVELAISGMQTLHVQHRGRSGYRVKVRPSYVDETLFGSPAGTRPVPPDFDPPWMKKANRSRGVGTGVSQALGANGSCESTSSSGSTPTLTPRKKNKYRLISHTPSYCDESLFGSRQEGAGWEAKWMARGDAAKLHALFWTPPATPRGSHSPRPRETPVRCVHPADLSKTEHRVMASSRRLSVDGLDTPRPLRRERSHSLTHPNVPSTGHTPASSPCTSGPRDPRPAPSGVTFRSPLVTPRAGSVSVSVPTTPRQGGATQKTKPPWK, encoded by the exons ATGCTCAG GGAGCCCTGGATGCAGGGCCTGGCAAGCAGAGCACCCCTGTTGTCACTCAGGACTACGGAGAGCATGAAGACCCCAGTGGAGCTGGCCATCAGCGGAATGCAGACCCTCCACGTTCAGCACCGTGGCCGGAGTGGCTACCGGGTCAAGGTTAGGCCGTCATACGTGGATGAGACTTTGTTTGGCAGCCCTGCAGGTACCCGGCCCGTACCACCAGACTTTGACCCACCATGGATGAAGAAGGCCAACAGAAGCAGAGGAGTGGGGACAGGGGTGTCTCAGGCCTTGGGGGCCAATGGGAGCTGTGAGTCCACCTCTTCCAGTGGCAGCACCCCAACCCTCACACCAAGGAAGAAGAACAAATACAG aCTGATCAGCCACACTCCTTCTTACTGCGACGAGTCTCTCTTTGGCTCCCGACAGGAGGGCGCCGGCTGGGAGGCCAAGTGGATGGCAAGAGGTGATGCTGCAAAGCTCCACGCCCTCTTCTGGACACCCCCAGCTACCCCTAGGGGCAGCCATTCTCCCCGCCCCAGGGAGACTCCAGTGCGGTGCGTTCACCCAGCTGACCTCTCAAAAACAGAGCACAGGGTCATGGCCAGCTCCCGGAGGCTGTCCGTGGATGGGTTAGACACCCCACGCCCTCTGAGGCGGGAACGTTCCCACTCCCTCACCCACCCTAATGTCCCCAGCACAGGTCACACACCCGCCAGTAGCCCCTGCACAAGTGGGCCCCGAGATCCCAGGCCTGCCCCATCAGGGGTGACCTTCCGGAGCCCCCTGGTGACTCCCAGGGCTGGTTCAGTCAGTGTTTCAGTGCCAACTACCCCCCGACAAGGTGGGGCTACCCAGAAAACAAAGCCCCCTTGGAAATGA
- the RITA1 gene encoding RBPJ-interacting and tubulin-associated protein 1 isoform X2 → MQGLASRAPLLSLRTTESMKTPVELAISGMQTLHVQHRGRSGYRVKVRPSYVDETLFGSPAGTRPVPPDFDPPWMKKANRSRGVGTGVSQALGANGSCESTSSSGSTPTLTPRKKNKYRLISHTPSYCDESLFGSRQEGAGWEAKWMARGDAAKLHALFWTPPATPRGSHSPRPRETPVRCVHPADLSKTEHRVMASSRRLSVDGLDTPRPLRRERSHSLTHPNVPSTGHTPASSPCTSGPRDPRPAPSGVTFRSPLVTPRAGSVSVSVPTTPRQGGATQKTKPPWK, encoded by the exons ATGCAGGGCCTGGCAAGCAGAGCACCCCTGTTGTCACTCAGGACTACGGAGAGCATGAAGACCCCAGTGGAGCTGGCCATCAGCGGAATGCAGACCCTCCACGTTCAGCACCGTGGCCGGAGTGGCTACCGGGTCAAGGTTAGGCCGTCATACGTGGATGAGACTTTGTTTGGCAGCCCTGCAGGTACCCGGCCCGTACCACCAGACTTTGACCCACCATGGATGAAGAAGGCCAACAGAAGCAGAGGAGTGGGGACAGGGGTGTCTCAGGCCTTGGGGGCCAATGGGAGCTGTGAGTCCACCTCTTCCAGTGGCAGCACCCCAACCCTCACACCAAGGAAGAAGAACAAATACAG aCTGATCAGCCACACTCCTTCTTACTGCGACGAGTCTCTCTTTGGCTCCCGACAGGAGGGCGCCGGCTGGGAGGCCAAGTGGATGGCAAGAGGTGATGCTGCAAAGCTCCACGCCCTCTTCTGGACACCCCCAGCTACCCCTAGGGGCAGCCATTCTCCCCGCCCCAGGGAGACTCCAGTGCGGTGCGTTCACCCAGCTGACCTCTCAAAAACAGAGCACAGGGTCATGGCCAGCTCCCGGAGGCTGTCCGTGGATGGGTTAGACACCCCACGCCCTCTGAGGCGGGAACGTTCCCACTCCCTCACCCACCCTAATGTCCCCAGCACAGGTCACACACCCGCCAGTAGCCCCTGCACAAGTGGGCCCCGAGATCCCAGGCCTGCCCCATCAGGGGTGACCTTCCGGAGCCCCCTGGTGACTCCCAGGGCTGGTTCAGTCAGTGTTTCAGTGCCAACTACCCCCCGACAAGGTGGGGCTACCCAGAAAACAAAGCCCCCTTGGAAATGA
- the RITA1 gene encoding RBPJ-interacting and tubulin-associated protein 1: protein MKTPVELAISGMQTLHVQHRGRSGYRVKVRPSYVDETLFGSPAGTRPVPPDFDPPWMKKANRSRGVGTGVSQALGANGSCESTSSSGSTPTLTPRKKNKYRLISHTPSYCDESLFGSRQEGAGWEAKWMARGDAAKLHALFWTPPATPRGSHSPRPRETPVRCVHPADLSKTEHRVMASSRRLSVDGLDTPRPLRRERSHSLTHPNVPSTGHTPASSPCTSGPRDPRPAPSGVTFRSPLVTPRAGSVSVSVPTTPRQGGATQKTKPPWK from the exons ATGAAGACCCCAGTGGAGCTGGCCATCAGCGGAATGCAGACCCTCCACGTTCAGCACCGTGGCCGGAGTGGCTACCGGGTCAAGGTTAGGCCGTCATACGTGGATGAGACTTTGTTTGGCAGCCCTGCAGGTACCCGGCCCGTACCACCAGACTTTGACCCACCATGGATGAAGAAGGCCAACAGAAGCAGAGGAGTGGGGACAGGGGTGTCTCAGGCCTTGGGGGCCAATGGGAGCTGTGAGTCCACCTCTTCCAGTGGCAGCACCCCAACCCTCACACCAAGGAAGAAGAACAAATACAG aCTGATCAGCCACACTCCTTCTTACTGCGACGAGTCTCTCTTTGGCTCCCGACAGGAGGGCGCCGGCTGGGAGGCCAAGTGGATGGCAAGAGGTGATGCTGCAAAGCTCCACGCCCTCTTCTGGACACCCCCAGCTACCCCTAGGGGCAGCCATTCTCCCCGCCCCAGGGAGACTCCAGTGCGGTGCGTTCACCCAGCTGACCTCTCAAAAACAGAGCACAGGGTCATGGCCAGCTCCCGGAGGCTGTCCGTGGATGGGTTAGACACCCCACGCCCTCTGAGGCGGGAACGTTCCCACTCCCTCACCCACCCTAATGTCCCCAGCACAGGTCACACACCCGCCAGTAGCCCCTGCACAAGTGGGCCCCGAGATCCCAGGCCTGCCCCATCAGGGGTGACCTTCCGGAGCCCCCTGGTGACTCCCAGGGCTGGTTCAGTCAGTGTTTCAGTGCCAACTACCCCCCGACAAGGTGGGGCTACCCAGAAAACAAAGCCCCCTTGGAAATGA